Below is a genomic region from Ketogulonicigenium vulgare WSH-001.
CGGTGCGGCCCATCATGGGCGAGATCGCCTTGGCCGGATCGGTATTGCGGGCGACCAGATAGAATTCCATCTCGGGCGCGACAACGGGCGTCCAGCCGCGCGCTTTATAAAGCGCGACGACGCGCTTTAGCACATTGCGCGGCGAGCAGGCGACCGGATTGCCCTTTTGATCAAAGGCGTCATGGATGACCTGCAGCGTGCCATCCTTGGCCCATGGCGCAGCCGAGGCGGTTGACAGGTCGGGGCGCAGAACCATGTCAGGCTCGACATAGCCCTCGGGGCCTGCAGCCTCGGCCCATTCGCCGGTGATCGTCTGGAAAAAGATCGAATTAGGCAGATGGAAATATTGCTGGCGCTCCCATTTCATGGCGGGAACGGCTTTACCCCGGGCGATGCCAGGGAAATCGGCAATGACACATTCGACCTCGTCCAGCTTGTTCGCCTCGAGGTAGTCGCGCGCAGCTTGTGGGATCTGGTCGGTCCAGCTCATGCAGGGATCTCTTTGGTTTTCAGGAAACGGGCGATGCGCGCGCCAAGGCGGCCCGCATCAAGGGGCAGGTCTGCTGCCGCGCGGGCGCGCGACAGCAGATCATCAGGCACAATGCCGGGGCCGCGCTGTTCGATCATATCGTGGCCATAGGCGGTGCCGAATTCGGGATGGGGCTGGATGGTGAAAATACTGTCGCCATAGACCACAGCCGCGTTTTCGCACATCGGGCCGCTGGCGATGCGGCGCGCACCTGCGGGCAGATCCAGCACTTGGTCTTGGTGCCATGCGTTCAGGGCCAGTGTCTCGCCGCCGAAATCGTAATCGAACCGCCCGACGCGCCAGCCGCCATCGAATTTCTCGACCCGGCCACCCAGCGCCTTGGCGATGATCTGGTGACCAAAGCATACGCCGACCAATGGCTTGCCGCTGGCCTGAATGTCGCGGATGAACTGTTCCAGCGGCGGGATAAAGGCGTGATCCTCGTAAACGCCATGCTTCGATCCGGTAATCAGCCAAGCATCAGCCTGATCGGTGCCGGTCGGAAAATCCATGTCGACGACGCGCCATGTCTGAAAGTCGAAATCCTGACCGTCCAGCAGCTTGATGAACAGATCCGGGAAATCGCCATGGGTAAGCTGTAACGCATCGGGAGCGTAGCCGGTTTGCAGGATACCGATTTTCATGGAGTCACCATTTGGCTTGTTACTGGGGACCTTAGCGAAAATTGACCCTTCGGGCAAGGCGGCTAGACCGTGTCCAAATACAGTTCCAGCCGTTCGGCGGGGGTCAGCTCGGCCATGTAATGCATTTCCTGCCGTTTGGTGCGCACCAGATTATCAACCAAAGCATCGGGGAAAATGCGCCGCACCAGTTCCGATCCGGCAAAGGCGTCGATCGAGGCCTCCCAACTGACAGGAATTTGCGGCAAAGGCTGATCATAGGCGCTGCCCTCAATCGCGGGCGGGGGGCGCATGTCATCCTCAAGGCCGATCAGCGCCGCGCCAAGAATCGCCGTCAGCAGTAAATAGGGGTTCACATCGCCGCCCGCGACGCGGTGTTCAATCCGGCGGGCCTGAAATTCAGACGCGGGCACGCGGATCGAGGCGGTGCGATTGTCATGGGCCCAGCAGATCCCGGTCGGCGCATGGCTTTCGGGGACAAGGCGTTCATAGCTGTTGGCATGGGGCGCAAAGATCAGTGCGCAATCGGGAATGGCCTGCAAACAGCCCGCAATCGCGCGATACAGCACCTTGGTGCCGTCATGCGTGTCATTGGCAAAGACATTGCGGCCATGTTCGTTGATCAACGAGAAATGCACATGCAGCCCGTTGCCGGCAAAATCGGGATAGGGCTTTGCCATGAAACTGGCGGCCATCTTGTGTTTGCGCGCAAGGCCGCGCGTCAGCATCTTGAAAAACCAGGCATCATCGGCGGCCCGCAAGGCATCGGGAACATGCTGCAGGTTGATTTCGAACTGGCCGGGGCCAACCTCGGACATGGCGGCTTCGGCGGGGATATCCATCGCCTCGCAGGCGTCATAGAGGTCGTTGAAAAAGGCGTCAAAGGCATCGAGCACGCGCAGCGACAGGCTTTCGGCCCCGATGCGCCGCTTGCCTGATCGGGGTGATCGCGGCACGCGCAGATCGGCTTCGCTGTCATCGACCAGATAGAATTCCATCTCGGTTGCAACGACCGGGCGCAGGCCGCGTTCGGCAAACCGGTTTTGAATGGCGCTAAGGGCGTGGCGGGCGTCACCCTCGAACGGGTCGCCGTTGTCTTTGAACATCCAGACGGGAAGCAGCGCCGATGTGCCGTCCAGCCATGGCATGGGCACATATCCCCGCTCGGTCGGGCGCAACAGGCCGTCGGGGTCGCCCTCTTCGAACACCAAGGGGCTGTCTTCGACATCCTCGCCCCAAATATCCAAATTCAGGGCCGAGGCGGGAAATCTTGTGCCACTTTCTTCGATACGGCGGGCAAACCGGCTGGGGGTGCGTTTCCCGCGCGCCTGACCGTTCAGGTCAACGGCTGCGGTGCGGACTGATTTGATATGCGGATTGTCATCAAGCCAACTCATCTTATCAATCGTAGTCGGAGCTTTATCCGACTGCGCCTTTCCTGCGGAAGATGTCGGTTCAGTCGTTTATTCACCACCCCCATTATCAGGGTGATCAGCAATGTCAGCAGGATGAAATAGCCCGCCAAAATCGGATAGGAAATGAAAGGGTTGAACGTCTTGCCTGCAAGATAGCTGGCATAATACAGCGCGTCACCTTGTTGTTGCACCGCCGGAAAGCCGGAAAAGAACACCAGCGTCGTTGCGTGGAACAGAAAGATCGCCTCGTTTGTATAAGACGGCCAGGCAAGGCGCAGCATGTTGGGAAAGATGATGCGGCGAAAGCGGGAAAAGCCCGAGAAGCCATAGGCATCGGCGGCCTCGACATCGCCCTTGGGAATGGCACGCAGCGCGCCCAGAAAGATCTCGGCCGAATAGGCGGCGGTGTTCATGAACAGCACCACCAGCGCGCCGTAAACCGCCGAAGTCAGGAACCCCAATTGCGGCACCCAGCCGCGCAGCGACAGGAACAGGAAATAGCAGAAAAAGAACTGGATGAACAAAGGCGAGCCGCGGAAGATGAAAATGAACCACGCCGCGGGCTTTTGCACCCAAAGGTTCCGGCTGTCTTTGGCCACCGCCAGTGCGACGGCGGCGACAAAGCCGAAAATCACCGCGATAATGCCGAAATAGACGTTCCAGATCATGCCCGATCCGATCAGAACGAATTGATCGCACAGGGTAATATCGGCGCTGGGCAGCGCGCGCGGCCCGATGCCGATGCTGCGCAGACCGTAAGTTGTTAAAGTGTCCCAGCAGCTCATGCGACGGCCTTTCGTAGGGCCTCGCCGCCCGTCGTGGCTTGCCCTGCGCTAAAGCGGCGCTGCAAGCGGTCGAAACCGATCTCGGAAATTTTGGTCAGCGTCAGATAAAACACCAACAGGAACAGGAAATACCACATCCGCCAGTCGCCATGCGGATAGCTGGTGAATTGCGGCGTGCGCGATGCGCCCAGTTCCCGCGCCCAATAGACCACATCTTGAATGCCCAACAGGAACAGCAGCGGCGTTGCCTTGATCAGCACCATCCACAGGTTCGACAGGCCCGGCAGCGCGTAAAGCCACATTTGCGGCACGGTGATGCGCCAAAAGATCTGGCCATGGGACATGCCATAGCTTTCGGCGGCCTCGATCTGGCCGCGCGGCACGGATTTCATCGCGCCAAACAGGATATTCGCGGCGAATGCCCCGAAAACAATGGAAAAGGTCAGAACCGCAAGCGCAAAGGCGTAAAGCTCATGCACCCAAGCTGGGTCTGTGGATAGCGGCAGTTTCGCCGCCGCGCAGACCAGAAAATCGCTGCCCTGCCGGATCGGCTGATCCCAATCGGGGCATTTCACATGGTGACGGACGATTTCAAACGCCTGATCCAGCGCGATGACAAAGAACATGAAAAAGGCGATATCCGGCACGCCGCGCACAATCGCGATATAGGCTTTGCCGAACCAGCGCACCGGCGCGATCCGCGCCCGTGCGGCCATGGCGCCGCCAAAGCCAAAAGACAGTGCCACAACCGCCGTAATCAGCAGCAGCGCGATGACCGTTCCAAATGACGTGTAAAAAGCCAGATGGCGGGGGTTCGTCAAATAGCACAGCATCCATGCCGGGCCCGAGAGGCTTGCGGGATCTGCGCAGAAACTACCCATACCGTCTTTCCTAATCGAGGGAATGGCGGCCCAAAGGCCGCCATTTCATTTTTTATTCAAAGGTTTCGGCTTCGGCACCGAACCATTTCACCATCAACTCGTTGATGGTGCCGTCAGCTTTCATGCTGGCGATGGCGGTGTTGAACGTCTCGGCCAGTGCGGTGTCCGACTGGCGCAGGCCAACACCGATACCGCCACCGATTTGCACCGAATCCACAACGACCAGCGCGCCGCCAGATGCCTCGATCGCGGGCAGCAGGCTGTCGCCGTCAGCCAAAACGGCATCCGCCTCGCCGCTGGTCACAGCCGCGAGCGCGTCGTCAAAGGTCGCAAATTCCAGCAAGGTGGCGGCGGTCTCGGACACATGACCCGCTTGGATCGTGCCGGTTTGCGCGGCGACGACGGCGGTGTTCACATCGACGCCTTCGGTCTGTGCGACATAAAGCGAGCTTTGCGCCGGAACATATTCGTCCGAGAAAGCAATGACTTGGCGACGCTCATCGGTGATCGACATGCCCGCCATGATCGCGTCATAATTGCCCGAGACAAGGTTCGGAATGATCGAATCCCAGTCGTTCTGCACCCATTCACAGGTGATGCCGGCGCGCAGGCACAGCTCGTTGCCCAGCTCGATCTCATAGCCGTCCAGCTGGTTCTGGTCGTTCACGAAATTATAGGGCGCATAGGCGCCTTCGGTGCCGATACGGACGATATCTTGGGCCATCGCGCCCGAGGCAAGCAGCCCCAGCGACAGGATCGCGGTGGAACGCAGCAGGGTTTTCATGGTCTACTCCTTGTTGGCGAAAGTTGCGTGTGGCTGGCCTGCGGACAGGAATTGCTGCAGACGTTGGCTTTGCGGCGCACCGAAAACGGCCTCTGGCGGGCCTTCTTCTTCGATGCGGCCTTGGTGCAGGAAGATGACATGATCGCTGATATCGGCGGCCATGCGCATATCGTGCGTGACGATGATCATGGTGCGCCCCTCGGCGGCGAGATCCTTGATCACCTTGATCACTTCTTGTTCCAACTCGGGATCGAGGGCGCTGGTCGGCTCGTCGAACAGCAGGGCCTGCGGCTCCATACACAGGGCGCGGGCGATAGCGGCGCGCTGTTGCTGGCCGCCCGATAGCTGCGAGGGCCAGGCGTCGGCCTTATCGGCGATGCCGACCTTGGCCAGATAGGCGCGGGCCTTTTCCTCGACCTCGGCGCGGTCGCGCTTTTGCACGATGATCGGCGCTTCCATCACGTTTTGCAGCACCGTCAGATGCGACCACAGGTTGAACTGCTGGAACACCATCGACAGGTTGGTGCGGATCTGGCGCACCTGCGCGGGGCTGGCGGGGCGGCGATCAAGGCCTGCGCCCGCCCAAAGCACCGGTTTGCCGTCGAACAAAATCTCGCCATCTTGGCTGTCTTCCAACAGGTTGCAGCAGCGCAGCAGCGTCGATTTTCCCGATCCGGACGAGCCGATCAGTGCGATCACATGTCCCTTTGGCGCGGTGATATCCACGCCGTTCAATACGGGCAGATCGCCATAGGATTTATGCAGGTTGTGGATCGCAATGACAGGAGCGCTATGGGTCACGAGGAGTTCTATTCCGTTTTACCTTCTGGTCAGGTTGGCTGCATCTGGCTTTTTTTGCAACGCTTTCAGCAGATGCCAGTGCCCGCAATGGGGCGGTTGCCCAAAGCTGTGGCAGTTAAAGCTGCGCGAACAGGCCTGACAGGCGTTCAAGCTCGGGGATAAGCCCATAGGGTGGGTTCAGGATGAACAGGCCCGAGCCGACCATGCGGTGTCCTTCGCGTGCGGGCGGAAAGGTCACTTCGTGGCGCAGGGCATCGGGGAAATCATCGGCCAATGCCTGCAGCATCGGCAAATGCGGCGCGTCCGAGAGGATCGGATACCACAGCATAATGATGCCGACCGGCCATTTGCGGGCGATGGCCGCGATCTTGCCGGGGATCGCGGCGTAATCGCTGCGGATTTCGTAACTGGGATCAATCAGCAACAGGCCGCGGCGCGGATCGGGCGGCGTCAGCGACAAGGCCATGTCGAACCCGTCTTTTTGGTGGATGCGCGCGCCAAAGGGGGCAATCGCATTTTGCAGCGCCACGTTTTCGCGTGGGTGCAGATCGGCCAGATGCAACGTGTCCAGATCGCGCAGGATCTGCGCGGCGATCAGCGGCGAGCCGGGATAGGCGCGGGGGCCATGATCGCGGCGGGTCGCGGCAATCGCGCGGGCATAGGGGTGGCCATCGGCGAACCAATGCGCCACCTTTTCAATGCCTTGCGCGGCCTCGCCGGTCTTTAGCGCCTCGGGCGCGTCCAGCAGATACAGGCCCCGACCCGCATGGCTTTCCATATAGGTCAGGGGTTTGTTCTTTTGCGTCAGATAATCCAGCGCCACGGCAAGGGCCGCGTGCTTTTGCACGTCAGCCAGATTCCCGGCGTGATAGATATGCTGATATGATAGCATTAAACGAGGCGCGAGTTATCCAGCGCCGCCTTGATAAAGCCAGCAAACAGCGGGTGAGGGGCGAAGGGCTTGGACTTTAGTTCGGGGTGGTATTGCACGCCGATGAACCACGGATGGTCCTTCCATTCGACCGTTTCAGGCAGGCGGCCATCAGGGGACATGCCCGCAAAATCAAGGCCGCAGGCCTCGAGCTTGTCCTTGTAGCGGGTGTCGACCTCATAGCGGTGGCGGTGACGCTCTTCGATCTCGGTCGCGCCGTAAATCTCGGCGATCTTCGATCCGGCCTTCAGGTTGGCGTTATAGGCGCCCAGACGCATGGTGCCACCCTTGTCGTCGTCCCGCTTGCGCGCGATGACATGGTTGCCCTGCACCCATTCTTTCAGGTGATAGACCACGGGTTCAAAGCGCTGGACGCCCGCCTCGTGGTCGAATTCCTCGGAACCGGCGCTGTTGATGCCCGCGACGTTACGCGCACCTTCGATTACGGCCATCTGCATACCCAGGCAGATGCCAAGGTATGGCACCTTATGCTCGCGCGCGAATTGGGCGGCGCGGATCTTGCCCTCGGTGCCACGCTCGCCAAAGCCGCCGGGCACCAGGATCGCGTCGAACTGTTCCAGCGTATTGGCGGGATTGTCGTTTTCCAACAGCTCGGCATCGACCCAAGCGATTTTCACCTTGGTGCGGTTGGCCATGCCGCCGTGGGTCAGCGCCTCGGAGATCGACTTATACGCATCTTCCAGACGGGTATATTTGCCGACGATACCGATTTTAACCTCGCCCTCGGGGTTGGTCAGGCGATCAATGACATCTTCCCAAACGGTCATGTTCGGTTTGGGCGCAGGCTCGATGCCAAAGGCGTTCAGCACGGCATCATCAAGACCCGCCTCGTGATAGGCGAGGGGCGCCTGATAGATCGACTTCAGGTCATAGGCGGGGATCACGGCATCCTTGCGGACGTTACAGAACAGGGCGATCTTTTCGCGTTCTTTTTCCGGGATCGGCTGCTCGCTGCGGCAGACCAGCACATCGGGGGCAAGGCCGATCGACTGCAATTCCTTGACAGAATGCTGGGTCGGCTTTGTCTTTAGCTCGCCCGAGGCGGCAAGGTAGGGCAGCAGCGTCAGATGCATCAAGATGCATTCGCCGCGCGGACGCTCGTGAATGAACTGACGGATGGCCTCAAAGAAGGGCAGCCCCTCGATATCGCCGACAGTGCCACCGATTTCGCACAGCATGAAATCAACCTCGTTGGCGCCGATCGAGAGGAAGTCTTTGATTTCATTGGTGACATGCGGGACGACCTGAATGGTCTTCCCCAGATAATCGCCGCGACGCTCTTTCTCCAGAACGTTGGAATAGATCCGGCCGGACGAGATCGAATCGGTCGTGCGCGCCGCAACGCCGGTAAAGCGTTCATAGTGGCCCAGGTCTAGGTCGGTTTCCGCGCCGTCGTCGGTCACGAAAACCTCGCCATGTTCAAAAGGCGACATCGTGCCGGGGTCAACGTTCAGATAGGGGTCCAGTTTGCGCAGGCGCACCGAATAGCCGCGCGCTTGCAGCAAGGCGCCCAACGCGGCAGAGGCAAGGCCCTTACCCAGCGAGGAAACCACACCGCCTGTAATGAAAATATAGCGTGCCATCTGTGGATGTCCCCGTGTTGCCAGATCATGTTGCCAGATCGAATTGCATAGAATCATACGGCCAGCGCATGAAAATGCGCTTACCACGGGATTTAACTATAGCCGATTATGGCCGGCTTATGCAACCCGCTGACCGCGAAATAATGGGTGAAGCGGCAAAGCCGCTTCTAGATTTTGTGGTAAAGGCGGGAATCAGTTCCCGCTGGGCAGCAACGAATTGCTTTCCGTCGTGCCAGCCGCAGGCGGCAGCAGGCCAGAGGCCGCAGGCGCGTCAGATGCGGGCGGGGGCAGCAGCAGATCAGGGTTGCTCATCAGGCCCGAGCCCGAATTGCCCGTAGCAGCCAGGATCGTCAACACCAGCGAGGTCACGATGAATGCGCCTGCCAGCCACCAGGTGGCTTTTGCCAGCGCGGTCGTGCCCGAACGCCCCGTCGAGGGCAGGCCGCCGTTGCCGCCGCCAGCGCCCATTCCAAGGCCGCCGCCTTCCGAGCGTTGCAGTAGGACCACGCCGATCAGCACCAGTGCCAGGATCAGGTGAACGATGATGACAACAGTTTCCATTGGAAGGGGGTCCTACTTCTGCGATGCGCGTCTGTCTAAAGCCAAGTGCCGCGCGCCGCAACCCCTGCCGGTCCATTTGCGCGGATCAGACGTAAATGCGTCGCCGGGGTGAAAAAGCGGTTTCACATATGGCTGTGCCTCGCTATAGGGTGCGCGGTATTTTTGCCGGACGAGGAGTTCAGGGCATGGCAAACGTAGTCGTCGTTGGCGCCCAATGGGGCGATGAAGGCAAAGGCAAAATCGTGGACTGGCTGTCCGAACGCGCGGATATCGTCGCGCGTTTCCAAGGGGGTCATAACGCGGGCCATACTTTGGTCATTGGCAATCAGGTCTATAAGCTAAGCTTGCTGCCCTCGGGCATCGTGCGGGGCGGGAAACTGAGTGTGATCGGCAACGGCGTCGTGCTGGACCCGTGGCACCTCGAGGTTGAGATCGCCAAGCTGCAAGGGCAGTGTGTTGATATCAACCCCGACAACCTGCTGATCGCCGAGAACACCTCGTTGATCCTGCCGCTGCATGGCGAGCTGGACCGTGCGCGTGAAAGCGCTGTCGGCGTTGCCAAAATCGGCACCACCGGTCGCGGCATCGGTCCGGCCTATGAAGATAAAGTCGGCCGCCGCGCGATCCGCGTCGCCGATCTGGCAGATAAAGCGACGCTCGAGCTGCGCGTTGATCGGCTGCTGGCGCATCACGACGCATTGCGTCGCGGCCTCGGCCTCGATCCGATCGACCGTGATGCCCTGATCCAGCAACTGCTGGACGTCGCACCCAAAGTGCTGCCCTATGCCGCGCCGGTGTGGAAAGTGCTGAACGATGCCCGCCGCGCGGGCAAGCGGATCTTGTTCGAAGGCGCACAGGGCGCGCTGCTGGATGTGGATTTTGGCACCTATCCCTATGTGACCTCGTCGAACACCTTGGCCGGTCAGGCCGCGACCGGCGTCGGCCTTGGCCCGACCGCGATTGATTTCGTGCTGGGCATCGTCAAAGCCTATACGACCCGTGTGGGCGAAGGCCCGTTCCCGGCCGAGCTGAACGACGAAGATGGTCAGCGTCTGGGCGAGCGTGGCCATGAATTCGGCACCGTCACCGGCCGCAAGCGTCGTTGTGGTTGGTTCGACGCGGTTCTGGTACGCCAGACCTGCGCCACCTCGGGTGTGTCGGGCATCGCGCTGACCAAGCTCGACGTGCTGGACGGCTTTAAGACGCTGAAAATCTGCGTCGGCTATGAGCTGGACGGTGCGATTGTCGACTACCTGCCGACCGCTGCGGATCAACAGGCCCGCTGCACGCCGGTTTATGAAGAGATGGAAGGCTGGTCGGAGACCACCGCAGGCGCCCGTAGCTGGGCCGATCTGCCGGCGCAGGCGATCAAATACGTCCGCCGCATCGAGGAGCTGATCCAGTGCCCCGTCGCGCTGCTGTCGACCTCGCCCGAGCGGGACGACACGATTCTGGTGACCGACCCCTTTGCGGATTAATCCGCCGGGGTCTCATCGGGATGGAGTAGGCGAGGCGGCACAACATGTGTCGCCTCGTTTTCATTTGGCACACGTTGTTCCGGCGACAGGCGCAAGGGCAGCAGCGCGGGCGGGTTTTTCGGCACATTCATATGCGGCAGGTCGCGCATGATGGTGGCGATCGCTTCCAGAATCGCCTCGGGGGCATCATAACCCTCGACCGAGACTGTCAGCTCGCCATAGGTGACGGTCACAATCTTGCGTGCGGTCATCATTTCCCCGATCGTATGTGTTGCGCGTTCGGCGGCAGTTTAACGGATAAGGGGCCCGTTCTGAAACCTATTCATTTCGACAAGCCTGTGATGTTGATCGGCCCGGTGCCTGTGGATCACCTGCCCCCGGCACAAGGGGCCGCCATTGTCGCGGTGGATGGCGGTGCGGATCAATGCCTGCGCCATGGATTGCAGCCTGATCTGGTCATTGGCGATCTTGATTCGCTGGGCGATGCGGCCCGCGCGGCCTTTCAGGACCGGCTGGTACAGGTGAACGAGCAGATCACCACCGATTTCGAAAAGGCGCTGATCCACGTCGGTGCGCCGCTGCGCTTGGCCGTTGGCTTTTGGGGCGGGCGGGCCGATCATGCCTTGGCGGTGCTGGGGGCGCTGGCGGGGCATCCAGACCGGCGCACCATTGTCATCGGGACAGATGACATCATCTTTCACTGTCCGCCCGCGTTTCACATGGAACTGCCCGCAGGCACCCGCGTCTCGCTGTTTCCACTGGTGGCGATGGAATGCGACAGCACGGGGCTGGAATGGGCGACGCATGGCCTGCATCTGGACCCGCTGGCGCGCACGGGGGTGTCCAATAGCGCAAAGGGCGGGCCGATTTTCATCGCACCCGCCCGCACTGGTCTATTGGTGATTCTGCCGCGGGCAAGCTTGCCCGCAGCCGTGGCCGCGCTGGGTTAAAGCGCGCGCCAGCCGATATCTGTGCGGAAAAAGCCCTCGGGCCAGTCAATCGCCTCGGCCATGTGATAGGCGGCGATCTGGGCGACCTGCAGGCTGCTGCCGCGCGCCGTGGCCGCCAGAACACGGCCACCCGCCGCCACAATCTGGCCATCCGCGCCAAAGGCGGTGCCCGCATGGAACAGCTTGTGATCGGGGTCGTTGGGCAGAGCCGAGAGGCCGTCAATCACGCTGCCTTTCACGTAATCGCCCGGATAGCCACGGCTCGCCAGCACCACGCTGAGGGCATGGTCATCCGCCCATGCGACCTGCACTTGATCCAGACGCCCCTCGGCACAAGCCAGGATCAGATCCAGCGCCTGCGGCCCCAGCCGCATCATCAGCGCCTGACATTCGGGATCGCCAAAGCGGACGTTATATTCCACCAGCCGCGCCTTGCCGTCCTTGATCATCAGGCCCGCGAACAGCACGCCTTGGAACGGCGTGCCGCGACGGGTCATCTCGGCCATGGTGGGGCGAATAATCTCGTCCATCACTTGGCGTTCAATCGCCGGGGTGAAGACGGGGGCGGGGGAATAGGCCCCCATGCCGCCGGTATTGGGGCCGGTATCGCCGTCAAAGGCGCGCTTGTGGTCCTGCGCCGATCCCACTGCAAGGGCGGTTGTGCCGTCGAACAGCACGAAATAGCTGGCTTCCTCGCCGTCCATGAATTCTTCGATCACGACTTCCGCGCCAGCATCCGCGAACAGCGCATCAATGGCCGCGCTCGCCTCGGGGACGGTCATGGCGACGGTGACGCCCTTGCCCGCCGCAAGGCCGTCAGCCTTGATGACAATCGGCGCTCCTTCGCGGGCGATATGGGCATGGGCCTCGGCGGCATTATCGAACCGTGCCCACGCGGCGGTCGGCGCGCCTGCGGCGTCGCAAACCTCTTTGGTGAAACCCTTGGAGGCCTCGAGCATCGCGGCGGCTTGGCTCGGGCCAAAGGTCAGGATACCGGCGGCGCGCAATGCATCGGATACGCCAGCGGCCAGCGGAGCCTCGGGGCCGACGATTACGAAATCGACGCCTTGCGCCTTTGCCAGCGCCACAACGGCGGCGGGGTCCAGCGGGTCGACGGCCATACAGGTCGCATCCGCCGCGATACCCGCATTGCCCGGGGCCACGATCAGATCGGTGC
It encodes:
- the secG gene encoding preprotein translocase subunit SecG — encoded protein: METVVIIVHLILALVLIGVVLLQRSEGGGLGMGAGGGNGGLPSTGRSGTTALAKATWWLAGAFIVTSLVLTILAATGNSGSGLMSNPDLLLPPPASDAPAASGLLPPAAGTTESNSLLPSGN
- a CDS encoding adenylosuccinate synthase, whose amino-acid sequence is MANVVVVGAQWGDEGKGKIVDWLSERADIVARFQGGHNAGHTLVIGNQVYKLSLLPSGIVRGGKLSVIGNGVVLDPWHLEVEIAKLQGQCVDINPDNLLIAENTSLILPLHGELDRARESAVGVAKIGTTGRGIGPAYEDKVGRRAIRVADLADKATLELRVDRLLAHHDALRRGLGLDPIDRDALIQQLLDVAPKVLPYAAPVWKVLNDARRAGKRILFEGAQGALLDVDFGTYPYVTSSNTLAGQAATGVGLGPTAIDFVLGIVKAYTTRVGEGPFPAELNDEDGQRLGERGHEFGTVTGRKRRCGWFDAVLVRQTCATSGVSGIALTKLDVLDGFKTLKICVGYELDGAIVDYLPTAADQQARCTPVYEEMEGWSETTAGARSWADLPAQAIKYVRRIEELIQCPVALLSTSPERDDTILVTDPFAD
- a CDS encoding thiamine diphosphokinase codes for the protein MLIGPVPVDHLPPAQGAAIVAVDGGADQCLRHGLQPDLVIGDLDSLGDAARAAFQDRLVQVNEQITTDFEKALIHVGAPLRLAVGFWGGRADHALAVLGALAGHPDRRTIVIGTDDIIFHCPPAFHMELPAGTRVSLFPLVAMECDSTGLEWATHGLHLDPLARTGVSNSAKGGPIFIAPARTGLLVILPRASLPAAVAALG
- the purD gene encoding phosphoribosylamine--glycine ligase, which gives rise to MKILILGSGGREHALAWAIKQNPTCTDLIVAPGNAGIAADATCMAVDPLDPAAVVALAKAQGVDFVIVGPEAPLAAGVSDALRAAGILTFGPSQAAAMLEASKGFTKEVCDAAGAPTAAWARFDNAAEAHAHIAREGAPIVIKADGLAAGKGVTVAMTVPEASAAIDALFADAGAEVVIEEFMDGEEASYFVLFDGTTALAVGSAQDHKRAFDGDTGPNTGGMGAYSPAPVFTPAIERQVMDEIIRPTMAEMTRRGTPFQGVLFAGLMIKDGKARLVEYNVRFGDPECQALMMRLGPQALDLILACAEGRLDQVQVAWADDHALSVVLASRGYPGDYVKGSVIDGLSALPNDPDHKLFHAGTAFGADGQIVAAGGRVLAATARGSSLQVAQIAAYHMAEAIDWPEGFFRTDIGWRAL